The DNA region cccacctccaaaatGGGTCCAAGGTGTCACCACTGGAGCAAATCGGATTTAAGGTGGATAGAGGGTTGGCAGCGCGGGGCGCTTCCGTTCCGCGGCCTGGTGTCGGGTCGAGTGTTTACAAACCGCCGACCGCTAATAAAGAGGTAATTACCTTCATGTGTTTGCGCAGGGAACTGGGGTGCGTGTAGGACTTGTCGCACACTTTGCAGATATAGGGCTTATCCGaggtatgcacatgcatgtgcttcTTGCGGTCGCTGCTGTTGGCAAAGCGTCTGTCACAGCCTTCGAATTCGCATTTGAAAGGTTTCTCACCTGCAaaaggcaacaaaaaaaaaaaaagagagaaaaaacacccgcaaaaggcggggggggggtggggagcgggaAATGCGGTGAGGATCCGAAGCTTCCCAAAGCCCAGCGGGCCAACCTGGCGTGGCCGGCGGCGCGCCGAGCCGGGAAGGCGGCGGCAGCTCGGCACTGGAGAGCAGGAGTGTCGGTGGAGTCCACTGGGCTGGGAACTTGAGGTCCCgtgctggggtggggcagggcccgCTTAGAATGGGATTATCCCTTTGTTCTCCCAAGCCTAGAAAGCTGCAGGCTTCCGGGAAGTTTTCCCCCAAGTTGCTAACCTCTCCCCACCAGGCCCAAGACTCCCCCAAACTGGAAGACTCCGGCCACCATCCAGGCAATACAAGCAGCCCTGCGGGACAATGGGCAGGGCCAGGAAGATGCAGTACTTTCCCATGTAGAGGATTTGCTAAGGCCAGTGTTTAATAGGCCTGATCGTTGTAGTTCTTGGAAGGAAAGAGCAAACCATCGAAAACGGGGGGCTACAGTTTCACTCGAGGTTCCGTCCTAGCTACCAAACCGTGGTGCCTTTTCTTAGTTTAGCTTTCCCCCCAGAAGACTACACTGAAGCTGGACCTCCAAATAAAAATAGTTCCACAAAAGTAGCCGTCATTTAATTAGCAGATGTGCCAATCAAGTGTAAAAAAAGAGCGGAAGTAGCCAAAAGTTAGTTTGCATTAGCATTTCTATGCTTGCCTTCCCGAAATGTGTGCTTGGAGAGGGAGCTAAGTCGCTTGTAAGCAATCCGCTCTGCACACATTCGCGGTCCCTTCCCAGCAACCAAGAAAGGGACACAAAAAGAGGCGGCGCCAGTGGGTTCCTGGGCGCGAGAAGGTTCCAATTAGTTTCTGAGACTACAGAGCCCTCAGCCCCGGGAAGTTAGAACTCGGCAACCAGAGTCCCAGGGCGGGGAGGGTGAGGGGCGGAGAGACCCTGACAGCGCTGCGGCTCGCACCGGCCTCGGCCGAGCGCTGCCTACTCCTCCTGGGCTTCCATCCCTCTCCCTCGCTTTCCGCGTCCGCTCCGTGGCACGATGCCCTCGCGGCCCCCCGCGCCCACCTGGGTTCCCCCTTACCTGTGTGAGTCCTCTTGTGGATCTTGAGGTTCTCAGAGCGAGCAAATATCTTGCCGCAGCCTGGGAAGGGGCATGGGAAGGGCTTCTCGCCCGTGTGCACTCGGATATGGTTGACCAGTTTGTACTTCGCTTTGAAGGACTTGCCCTCGCGGGGGCACTCCTCCCAATAACAGACGTGGTTGTTTTGCTCCGGGCCCCCCACATGCTCCATGGTGACATGAGTCACCAATTCGTGCATGGTGCTGAAGGTCCGATCACAGCTCTTCTTGGGCCGGCTCATCTGCGCTTCGTCGATCCACTTGCAGGACAGTTCCTGCTTGATGGGCTGCCGCATGTAACGGAAGAAGGCGCCCGGGCCGTGGTGGGCCGCCACGTTCACGCCCATGTTCATGTTCATGGGGCTGTAGTTGGGGAACTGCGCGCCGGCGGCGTAGGGGTCCGTGCGCGGGCTGGCCACCGGGCGGTACGGGTCCGCGCGGCCGAACAGCTCCCCGCGCAGCCCCAGATGGACTTGGTTGTTGTCCACGTGCCCCGTGGGCGACGGGTGCCCAGCGCCCTGCTCATGAAGCCCGGGAAAGAGCAAGTAGCCCGGAGGCTCGGGAATCCCAGCTGGAGCATGGAGACTGCTGGCCGAGCCGGCAAAGAGCCCGTGCTGCCCGCCCCCCGAGGCGGCCTCGCTGAGCCCGGAGCCCCGCTGGCGGAAGAGAAAGTCGCGCGTGGAGTTGAAGGCGGCGGAGGCCGAGCCGCCGTAGGTGGGCACCTGGCTGgcgtgatgatggtgatggtggtggtgatggtggctcagGGCGTTGGCGTAGCCTGAACCCTGCGGCGTGAAAGCCGAGCTCTGGCCCGAAGACAGATCGTGAGCCGCGGCTGGGCTCAGCTTGAAGGCAGCGGCCGCAGCAGCGGCGGCCGCCGCGTGGCTCGAATCCCCGAAGGGATTCAGCCCCATGCCCGCCGGTTCGCGGTTGGGCATGTCGTGGTGGCGCGGCGCGCCAAAGCTGCCCACTCCCAGCCCGGGAAACTGTGGGCCTCCGTCCAGGAGCATCGTCATAGATGGGGAGTTCGGGACGCAAACAATTCAACTGAAGTGAAGGACGGTTCCGGCGAAGATCTCCAAAGTGCCGTAGCTGAAGAGGGATGGCGGCGCTTGGACACAGCCGGGAGACCCCCTGGGCGATAGCGAGCTGCAACTTTCCTTCTCTGAAGAGTCTCCTGCAGGGGGGAtacgggggggggaggaggggaagaaaaagaagtggggggagggtggggggaaaggaggagggaggagaaaagactGTGGGACTCGATCTGCTTTACCAAACTACCAGAAGCgcacaaagaaaataaggaaaataataaacGGAGGGCGGGGTTTGCCAATCCTGTCCCGGGCACTGCTCTTCAATCCCAGAGCGCGGAACCGCGGGACCAGGAGGCTCCCAGGGTACTGGCCTCCCAGCTGGACAACACCAAGCGGTGGAGGCCGATCGTGGCCAGCGGGTAGTCAGCAAGCTCGAACCTAGTCGCTCGCCCAGCGAGGATCAGCCTCTTCGCCTCTAGAGTATGTCCTTGGACTGATAAAGTCAATCACTCACTCCTCGCACATAAACCGAGCGGGAGGCCGGGCGGCGCGCGCCAATGAGAAGCCAGCTGGCCTATGGTCACCTGACCCCCGGCCCGACCGCCCATTGGCTGTCAACTCAGTGATTGGCAGCGCGGAGCTGAGAACATGGCAGCCGCAGCGGAGCGACCGCAGCTGATTGGGCAGCTGCCTGCCGCCTGGCAGGTGAGGCAGCGGCTGCCGGGCGTCCGCGAGTGGGCTCGGCAGGGCTTGCCAAGCTGGAAGGGACtacggaggggggggggcaggctttaCGCAGCAAGCTGCAGGGCAAAGGTGGGCTTCTTTACGGCTTCAAGCGGGTCCGAAGCCCCCCTCGCACCATCTTTACCCGTTCTGGCTGAGAAACTGCTCGGCCAGGGTCCTTCTCACTGCGACGGCAGCTCCTTTCCGCGCGGTGCTCACTGCCCGCTCCTGCTTGGGTCTCCGCCGCCTCCCCACCTAGAGAAGGCTCTGCTTAGGTGGCATCAGAGTGCGGACCCCGGCGTGAGCACCGCACTTCCGTACTCCCCGCACAGCCGCGGCTTCCACCCCGCACGCCACGGCGAGTCCCTACGGCCTGGAGCTCCCCGATCCAGGCTGGCCCAGCTCGCTCCCCGTGCCCAGAGTTGGCGGCAGCCGTCTGAGGCCCAAACTAGGAGAAATGATGACAATTAGAGCCGGTCTCCTCTACTTCCGTCTGGCTCCAGCCTAGCTAGCCCTTTCGTTTGAGACTGACGGTTGCAGTCGCTCTTCTCCATTTGCCCTGTGATTCACCACATACGTACAACATAATTTAAGCACACACCAGGCAACACGATCGCTACACCATCAACCTGGCACCCTGCATGAAACACGCCCAACACACCGAACACGCACACAACAATCAGCAAACACGACACACTAACCGCACTACCCacaacacacaggcacacaacTAGACACAACAGGGTAAACGCCCGCACACAACAACAAACCTGCACACAAACACCATCCATAAAATAGCCAGTGTCCATAAAACACGCACAGCACGCACTAAACCGGCAACACACTAGACATACaatcacaacgtagtttcctcaTCACTGGACGAATCATCTTTCAATTCTCAacatttttcaaatagaaaaagTGGCGCCGAGGGGGAAGGGAAGCTACCGGCTCCGGCTTTGCTCCCTTGTAAGTCCAACCGTGAGAAGTGAGTGCAGTGACCTACAGAACTACTTGCCCTTTAAGGAGTTACTTTCCAGGGGCGTGTGTTGgcgtctcttccccccccccctcctctacCCTCTGGTGGAAGGGCTTTCTGGACCAAATGAGCAGGTTCAGACAGGGTTGTAAATCCACTCATGTTTTGTCGGACAAGACACTTGCAAAGAATACACACTGGGAACGTGGGAAGAAAAGAccgagtggggaaaaaaaatagctataaTTGTCAAATCCCAACCAGGGCAGAACCCCAAAGTCTACGCCTTCAGGAAGCCTCACAGTCTGGCCGCCATCTCTCTGTAGGAAACAGAACATCTGATCAAGTTCAGAGGCGCCAGGAGAGAGCGCCTCAAGCAGAGCTTTATAACTGCAGCCTTTCACTTCCTGCCCCCCAATCTGCCTGGCCTGGCCAACACTTCACCTTCTTTCTCTGCCAGTTTGCTGGGGGAAAACCCTGCCGGTACTACATCTTAGCGTAATCACCCCTGCCCATCAAGTTCGCCCCAAACCTCCCTTCACATCCAGAGCTCTCACCCCAGATTGGAAGGTGAGTTCACTGCCGACTTAAATTATTGCATCTACTGAAAAATAGACTCTCCAAGAAGGGTTTCATTGTCGCTCAGCAAAGGGTTTCTTAGCGGGGGTAGGGATATATCAGAGAACAAATATGCTTAAATTATGCAAATGAATTCCCTGAAATCAGCTTTACAAAAAAGGAAGGattgcatttctttctctttccccttcgtctttatttccttctttttctacctCTACTTCTCATCAAATCCCATCACCTCTGAGCATGTAAGTGATTTGAAAAAGTTTGGATTTCCACACTTAGCCAATCCTGGGGAGAGTGATTCTTGAGGTTTGGGGACCGAGAAGGGCCAGAGTCCTGGTTCGGCCAGAGATGCTACAAGACTTTCTGGGGAGTCCAGGCGAATACCCTGTTAACGATTGGGAATCTGGGAGGACAGTCCGGAATGGGACTGCAGAACGGAGGCAAGAACCTCGTATGCTCCTTTTTGAAGAAGAATCTCGAAGGCAAGGCTGAAGGGTTCTTGCCACCGGTGACCTACCCGGAACCCAGTGTCCGTTTTGATGCGGTCACATTCCGATAATTAATTGCCTCCAGCACGTGCTCTGTAGTCCCTGGAACAAAAAGGCATAATTCAATTAGATCATCAACCGAGAAGTGAGAAGGTGGGGGAATGCTTGTTAAGGGGCAGACCAAAGGCGGCTCAGCTAGGCCAAAACCCCGGCGGCGGCGGAGCACTTCCCGGAACAGCCAGGCCCATCCCAGAGTGCGTGGTTGTAAGGGGGTGTCGCTGCTCAGCGAGGCGCAGGGGTCCTAGATCCccccccaccaacacacacacactcccaacgAGGCCGGCAACTTTGTGAACAACAGAACAGGACATAAGCAAGCCATTTCGAATTCCATTGCGATTGGTTTGGATAGAGATTTCCTTCTTTGGGGAGAAAGAACCCTGACTCTTCAGCCCCATAGTAGGCAAACCTCTCAAGATGTATAGCAAATCACCACAGCGTGACAAAACAAAGCTCCCCACTCGGCACAAAGCAAGTCACAGCTGTTAGACCAGGGGGGAAGCAAGTGAAGATTTTCTTGTAACTTACAGATGTCCTTCCTCCCCAAATTTGGGTTTTAGACATCAGGGGAGCAACTTGAGGAGACAGAGGAGTTTGAGAGCAATGAGTCCGAAAGCAGAATGGTAGGATAAGAAGgaaagcacaaaaaagaaaacttttctctGCACACAGGCTAGCGActggaggggagagggtggggagacaTCGTTTCCATCTTTTcgttttttatttcactttgagAAAGGAGTCAGTCACAGCGCTGGGCAGAGTCGGGCTATTCGAACCTGGGTCAAGATTCTTATTTTACTCTCTAACCAAAACTCCCTCAGCAGCTTTAGCTTACATGTGTATTAGGCATCCTAAATTAACCAATAAATCTCTTTTATGTGTCCCCCAGTTGTATGCGGTCTGGTCTAAATATCCACATGTCTGTATGGATAGGAAATATAATGGGATCCTTTCCCTCACACTGAGTTCAAACAGTAAGTaggaaaaagatttatttttatgtccAAATCTGaagcaataaataaaatcacagaaaCTGACCATTGTCAAACCAACAGAGCTTTCCGTCAGAACctgattttggggggagggatctATCTTAGAAGAGCTGGAGGAAAAGACACTCTAGGAGTGGTTTCTAGGACAACTCAAAGCTTCCTTCCATCTAGCTCCctaaaaaatcaaaacatataAACATACTGTATTATGAAAAAGAATTTCTTTCTGAACACTTTCGCTGTGGTGGACATGAAATTATTCTAAGTCAGAAACCTAGCAATTTTCTTTAAGTCCAAGGGAAACGCTGcggtcttttcttctgttttgtatttAGAAAAGACTTGCAATCTAACACTCGCAACATTTTAAAGACCCTTTAAACCCAGCAAGCGGATTTCCGTTCTGCCAATGCTTCCtgatttatttcaataaatgaatCTTTGAATCCAGGAAGGGAATTATTCCATGAGGCTGAATTTGGTACCCCTGCCTCTCCCCAGTGGAGTACAAAGTGTTTTCCATTGAAAAGTGTCCTTGAAATTCACCATGTTTTGAAAAATTTCCTGGTCAACGGCATTTTCTTTATTATAACCCCCCATCTTCTGCTCAGAGTCCCAGATCTtgtcaaaagaaaaacagcaaattgTAACCAAAAAAATGAAGGGGGAAGAAAGCTGGGGTAACATTgcattttaactcatttttatttgtatgctAAGATAAAGCTCTCAATTGGCTTTAGAGACTGAACTGACCGTTTTAACCCTGGACCTGCAGACATATTTGACAATCCCTCACTGAGCTTCAGATTTTATTGGCTACATCAGAGTTTTCAGTACAGTCCcatcattttacaaatattttaaaaactcaaaatacCTTTAAATTTTTCAGAGAGTCAACAAATACATATTGTTAATCAACCTTTTATTCACAAATCTATTTTTGCCTTTGTCCTCTGCAGTTCAAGGCATATTGCTACTGAATGTAATGAAATGCAAACCAGACGGGAATGAGACATTTTCACTGGACTTGTCAATCAGG from Perognathus longimembris pacificus isolate PPM17 chromosome 28, ASM2315922v1, whole genome shotgun sequence includes:
- the Zic3 gene encoding zinc finger protein ZIC 3 isoform X1, producing MTMLLDGGPQFPGLGVGSFGAPRHHDMPNREPAGMGLNPFGDSSHAAAAAAAAAAFKLSPAAAHDLSSGQSSAFTPQGSGYANALSHHHHHHHHHHASQVPTYGGSASAAFNSTRDFLFRQRGSGLSEAASGGGQHGLFAGSASSLHAPAGIPEPPGYLLFPGLHEQGAGHPSPTGHVDNNQVHLGLRGELFGRADPYRPVASPRTDPYAAGAQFPNYSPMNMNMGVNVAAHHGPGAFFRYMRQPIKQELSCKWIDEAQMSRPKKSCDRTFSTMHELVTHVTMEHVGGPEQNNHVCYWEECPREGKSFKAKYKLVNHIRVHTGEKPFPCPFPGCGKIFARSENLKIHKRTHTGEKPFKCEFEGCDRRFANSSDRKKHMHVHTSDKPYICKVCDKSYTHPSSLRKHMKVHESQGSDSSPAASSGYESSTPPAIASANSKDTTKTPSAVQTSTSHNPGLPPNFNEWYV
- the Zic3 gene encoding zinc finger protein ZIC 3 isoform X2, translated to MTMLLDGGPQFPGLGVGSFGAPRHHDMPNREPAGMGLNPFGDSSHAAAAAAAAAAFKLSPAAAHDLSSGQSSAFTPQGSGYANALSHHHHHHHHHHASQVPTYGGSASAAFNSTRDFLFRQRGSGLSEAASGGGQHGLFAGSASSLHAPAGIPEPPGYLLFPGLHEQGAGHPSPTGHVDNNQVHLGLRGELFGRADPYRPVASPRTDPYAAGAQFPNYSPMNMNMGVNVAAHHGPGAFFRYMRQPIKQELSCKWIDEAQMSRPKKSCDRTFSTMHELVTHVTMEHVGGPEQNNHVCYWEECPREGKSFKAKYKLVNHIRVHTGEKPFPCPFPGCGKIFARSENLKIHKRTHTGEKPFKCEFEGCDRRFANSSDRKKHMHVHTSDKPYICKVCDKSYTHPSSLRKHMKCCPAWYPGQSVIPDEELDTDVRMQQPALHNTTYPKCRANAEPTVQEMIY